A segment of the Sphingobacterium oryzagri genome:
CAATGTATGTTTTGCGGATCGAACGGTATTCCACCGATGGTGGAAATCTTTATGAAAGATGGTGCGGTGCAGTTTACCGAGGAGCCTATCAAAGTAAAAGGGAAAATGAAGTTTAATCCGGAGCCACTGAAAGGAAATTCTGAAATTCAGATTATTGATGCTGTCGTAATCAAATAAAGAAGTTCTCAGGACGAACGTGACTTTTTTTTCTAGATAAGAAGCAAAAAATCGGTGCTTATTTTTTGCTGAATCCTTAATGGATAGTGCAAAATGTAGGGCACGAAAATGGCGACAAAAAATGATGCGAAATGATCGCTGATGAGATGGAATAAGCTATAAATAAGTAAGTGTAGATCTTTTGCACTACGCTTTACGCACTACACGCTAAAAATAATAATCGTGTCTTAAGCTATACACGAGGCCACAAAATCTACTAGTACGCTTTCCTTACTTCCTATTTAACAAGGCAATTTCCAGGCAACTGCTTAAAGCGGCTGTCTCTGTACGCAAGCGACTGTTTCCAAGCGAAACAGGATGAAAACCTTGCGCGAGTGCTTCGGCAATTTCCGTTTCCGAAAAATCACCTTCCGGACCGATTAATATAAGGTAATTGCCAGCTGGCTTACAGATATGGTTAAGGTATTGCTTTTCGCCATCAGCGCAGTGCGCCATGCATTTCACAACAGCAGCATTTTCTTGTTGCATCTTTAAAAACTTGCTAAAGGTAACTGACTCGTTGATACGCGGCAAGTACGCTTTTAAAGACTGTTTCATGGCCGACACGACCACCTTGTTAAGGCGCTCAAGCTTCACATCTTTGCGTTCAGAATGCTCACTAATGATTGGGGTAATTTCGTGGATGCCAACTTCTGTCGCCTTTTCTAAAAACCACTCGATGCGATCAATATTTTTAGTCGGGGCCACAGCCACGTGCAAGTGATAATCCGATTGGCCGTAGGCTTGTTCTACGTGAAGAATCTGTAAGGTGGTGCGTTTTGGGTGCGGATCGATAATTTCGGCCGTATACCAACCACCAACGCCATCGACTAAGCGAACCTGATCGCCAGCCACCAGACGCAACACGCGCACGGCATGCTTGCTTTCCTCCTCCGTCAATACAAATTGCTGATGATGGGCTGCGAGCGTTGGTGTGTAAAACAAATGCATAGCTTAATCTTCGTCGATGTCGTCGTTTGGTGTTTCGACTAGATCTAATTTTACAAACTCGATGTTTTGTTGCGTTTTTTTGATAATCGTAAACGCATATCCTTCGACTTCGCGAACTTCGCCGACATCCGGAATCTTCTCGAAATAATGGCTTACCAAACCAGCAATGGTGTCGTAATCGGAACTTTCGGGAAGTTCCAGCGGTAAATAGCCATTGGCATCGTGCACGCTTGCTCCAGCATCGACCATATATTCCGTTTCCGAAATACGTTCGACTACCGGTGTCTCCTCATCGTATTCATCCTGGATCTCACCCACAAGCTCTTCGACAATATCTTCCAGCGTAACCATACCGGCTGTTCCACCAAATTCATCCAATACAATCGCGATTTGAATACGTTTGAGCTGAAACTCCGTCATCAAATCATTGATTTTTTTCGTCTCTGGAATGAAATAAGGCTTGCGCATAATATTTTTCAAGACCACTTCCTTACCTTTCACGATAATTGGGAGAATATCTTTGGTATGAACAATACCGACAATCTGATCGATATTATCATCATAAACAGGCATACGAGAGTAGCCTTCTTCAGTAACGATACTGATAAATTCTTCCGCTGCGTCTGACATTTCGACAGCGACGATCTTCGTCCTGGGAACCATGATGTTCTTCACGATGCGCTCGTTAAAATCAAATACGTTCTTGATCAGCTCATGCTCAGCGTTATTAAGTGCACCGCTTTCTTTTCCTTTTTCCAGTAAATATTGTAATTCTTCGGAAGAGTGGCTTGCTTCGTGACCATGTACATCCACACCGATTAAACGCAACAAAAAGTTGGCAAAACCGTTAAGCAACCAGATAATGGGACGGAATAGGAAGTAGAAAAATTGTAACGGAGCCGCAATACGCATGGTAGTAGCCACAGGCCGTTGAATAGCGATGGATTTTGGAGCCAGCTCACCAAATACGATATGCAAAAATGTGATGATACTGAACGCCAGCACGTGTCCAAGATTTTTGGCGATCGCTCCCGTAAGTTCCACGTTAAACAAGCCAAAAATCTTGTGCACAATCTCTGTCATCACGGCCTCACCAACCCAACCGAGCGCTAGCGAAGCTAGCGTAATACCC
Coding sequences within it:
- a CDS encoding 16S rRNA (uracil(1498)-N(3))-methyltransferase, giving the protein MHLFYTPTLAAHHQQFVLTEEESKHAVRVLRLVAGDQVRLVDGVGGWYTAEIIDPHPKRTTLQILHVEQAYGQSDYHLHVAVAPTKNIDRIEWFLEKATEVGIHEITPIISEHSERKDVKLERLNKVVVSAMKQSLKAYLPRINESVTFSKFLKMQQENAAVVKCMAHCADGEKQYLNHICKPAGNYLILIGPEGDFSETEIAEALAQGFHPVSLGNSRLRTETAALSSCLEIALLNRK
- a CDS encoding hemolysin family protein, coding for MGVDIFWTIFLVLANGFFVAAEFAIVKVRASQIELQAKSGSKVAKIAKNITEHLDGYLAATQLGITLASLALGWVGEAVMTEIVHKIFGLFNVELTGAIAKNLGHVLAFSIITFLHIVFGELAPKSIAIQRPVATTMRIAAPLQFFYFLFRPIIWLLNGFANFLLRLIGVDVHGHEASHSSEELQYLLEKGKESGALNNAEHELIKNVFDFNERIVKNIMVPRTKIVAVEMSDAAEEFISIVTEEGYSRMPVYDDNIDQIVGIVHTKDILPIIVKGKEVVLKNIMRKPYFIPETKKINDLMTEFQLKRIQIAIVLDEFGGTAGMVTLEDIVEELVGEIQDEYDEETPVVERISETEYMVDAGASVHDANGYLPLELPESSDYDTIAGLVSHYFEKIPDVGEVREVEGYAFTIIKKTQQNIEFVKLDLVETPNDDIDED